A portion of the Calothrix sp. 336/3 genome contains these proteins:
- the recJ gene encoding single-stranded-DNA-specific exonuclease RecJ has product MEWILASTEQPPESFIAAVKEYTRGSSGNYAAQILWQRGIREPEQLTNFINSQVYKPANPGDFGQEMQLAVVRLQQARESGEKVAIWGDFDADGITSTAVLWDGLGQFFVQHLQLSYYIPNRFTESHGLNCAGIDRLAEQGCKLIVTCDTGSTNISEILYAQKLGIDVIVTDHHTLPPERPPAIAIINPRYLPNHHPLYHLSGVAVAYKLVEGLYQYLPDVPRQPLEDLLDLVAVGLIADLVQLSGDCRYLAQVGIQRLQSDYLQPPTLRRRPGLGRLLELCQRSGDRPTDISFGLGPRINAVSRIQGDASFCVELLTSRDQNHVKQLAESAELANTRRKSLQKDVAQQVSNKLKQMDLSTTSVIVLEDSQWAVGVLGLVAGQVAQETGKPTILLSTEPGETANPLARGSARSVSDIDLYQLVQGQAHLLHRFGGHPFAAGLSLPVENIPLFTEAINQQLRQSLGGKNLIPKVTADLLVTVADLGKELFNELKLLEPCGMGNPVPKLLLRNCRFTNAWHRNQEDLRGKKVQYIKTDFDLGDDSTNSTFPGVWWGHYKDELPPGRCDCIVELDYNSFKKRYEVRLIDVAPGADNPLTTVNLAQNLWDFRLNPLGEDLPQPEQSLLLEECPTSWEDLRAWLRRSQQEQKTLVLAWQTPGITAPEGIWRTLVGIAKYLSRTQQPVTRTQLLAKLNISNQSLIIGLKALRHLGFSFQRQDRLLFIHYQASSISPTAEAAITEFLTAIREEQFQREYFTQVPLKTIAAILK; this is encoded by the coding sequence ATGGAATGGATTCTTGCATCAACAGAACAACCTCCAGAATCGTTTATTGCCGCCGTCAAGGAATATACTCGCGGCTCTAGTGGTAATTACGCAGCTCAAATTCTCTGGCAAAGGGGGATTCGGGAACCCGAACAGCTGACAAATTTCATCAACTCCCAGGTGTATAAACCTGCCAATCCTGGCGATTTTGGGCAAGAAATGCAACTAGCTGTTGTGAGGTTGCAGCAAGCAAGGGAATCTGGGGAAAAGGTGGCGATTTGGGGTGATTTTGATGCAGATGGGATTACCTCAACTGCGGTGCTTTGGGATGGTTTAGGGCAATTTTTCGTCCAGCATCTGCAACTGAGTTACTATATCCCCAATCGGTTTACTGAGTCTCACGGATTGAATTGTGCGGGAATTGATAGATTAGCAGAGCAAGGATGTAAATTAATCGTCACCTGTGATACTGGCAGTACAAATATTTCCGAGATTCTCTATGCCCAAAAATTGGGGATTGATGTCATCGTCACCGACCATCATACCTTGCCCCCAGAACGTCCACCAGCCATTGCCATTATTAATCCCCGCTATTTACCCAACCACCATCCTCTCTATCATCTTTCTGGGGTGGCAGTTGCCTATAAATTAGTTGAGGGCTTGTATCAATACTTGCCTGATGTTCCGCGCCAACCCTTAGAAGATTTACTCGATTTAGTGGCTGTGGGATTGATTGCAGATTTAGTCCAATTGAGCGGAGACTGTCGTTATTTAGCCCAGGTGGGAATTCAACGTCTGCAATCCGATTATCTCCAACCTCCTACCCTGCGTCGTCGTCCCGGTTTAGGGAGATTATTAGAATTGTGTCAACGCAGTGGCGATCGCCCCACAGATATTTCCTTTGGTTTAGGACCTCGCATTAATGCCGTCAGTCGTATTCAAGGTGACGCTAGTTTCTGTGTAGAATTACTGACAAGTCGTGACCAGAACCATGTCAAGCAACTAGCAGAATCCGCAGAATTAGCCAACACCCGCCGCAAATCCCTACAAAAAGATGTTGCCCAGCAGGTAAGCAATAAGCTGAAGCAGATGGATTTATCTACTACCAGTGTGATTGTTCTGGAAGATTCCCAATGGGCAGTAGGTGTTCTGGGATTAGTCGCGGGTCAGGTAGCCCAGGAAACAGGAAAACCAACTATTCTACTGAGTACGGAACCAGGGGAAACAGCAAATCCCTTGGCTCGTGGTTCTGCCCGCTCTGTGAGTGATATTGATTTATACCAACTAGTTCAGGGACAAGCTCACCTACTACACCGCTTTGGAGGACATCCCTTTGCTGCGGGGTTGAGTTTACCTGTGGAAAATATTCCTTTGTTCACAGAAGCGATTAATCAGCAATTGCGGCAAAGTCTTGGTGGAAAAAATTTGATACCAAAGGTGACGGCAGATTTACTGGTGACTGTGGCTGATTTAGGTAAGGAGTTATTTAATGAGTTAAAGTTACTAGAACCCTGTGGAATGGGTAATCCAGTTCCTAAGTTACTCTTGCGAAATTGTCGCTTTACTAATGCTTGGCATCGCAATCAGGAGGATTTGCGGGGTAAAAAGGTACAGTACATTAAAACTGATTTTGACTTGGGTGACGACTCGACAAATAGCACTTTCCCCGGTGTCTGGTGGGGACATTACAAAGACGAATTACCACCAGGACGTTGTGACTGTATTGTTGAGTTAGATTACAACAGTTTTAAAAAACGTTACGAAGTTCGCCTGATTGATGTGGCTCCTGGGGCAGATAATCCCCTAACAACAGTCAATTTAGCCCAAAATCTCTGGGATTTCCGCTTGAATCCTCTGGGTGAGGACTTACCACAACCGGAGCAATCTTTGCTTCTAGAAGAATGTCCCACCAGTTGGGAAGATTTACGCGCATGGTTACGGCGATCGCAGCAGGAACAAAAAACCCTAGTTTTAGCTTGGCAAACACCCGGAATCACAGCACCAGAAGGCATTTGGCGAACATTGGTAGGAATTGCCAAATATCTCAGTCGTACCCAGCAACCCGTCACCCGGACGCAACTTTTAGCAAAACTTAATATTAGTAATCAAAGCTTAATAATTGGCTTAAAAGCCTTGCGACATCTTGGTTTCAGCTTTCAGCGTCAAGACCGTTTGCTGTTCATTCACTATCAAGCTTCTAGTATCTCACCCACCGCAGAAGCAGCAATCACAGAATTCTTGACAGCGATTCGAGAAGAACAGTTCCAACGAGAATACTTTACTCAAGTTCCCCTAAAGACAATTGCTGCAATCTTGAAGTGA
- a CDS encoding J domain-containing protein produces the protein MDLGDCYRLLGLRSGASFADVKASYRRLAQQYHPDINPGDQKAKDKFIAVTEAYKVLLDTLPTPEMSSVSTHCVTATSTEVQEKRSRTVTQEPPPQPKVKPPHISEIEQRLKWKTYEQLQRYLKERKFPQAIALVEALAARMPDDAEVRQWQAIAYKIWGRALIAENQLLKAKIYLKKALKTDPYNKTLWQEIQQDFQRLEQVF, from the coding sequence ATGGATCTTGGAGATTGCTACCGTTTGTTAGGTTTAAGGTCGGGCGCTTCCTTCGCGGATGTGAAAGCGTCCTATCGTCGTTTGGCGCAGCAATATCATCCTGATATTAACCCTGGTGACCAAAAAGCGAAAGACAAATTTATTGCAGTGACGGAAGCCTATAAGGTGTTGTTGGATACATTGCCGACACCGGAAATGTCTTCTGTGTCAACCCATTGTGTAACTGCCACCAGTACGGAAGTTCAGGAAAAACGTTCTAGAACAGTTACGCAAGAACCACCACCCCAGCCAAAAGTCAAACCGCCTCATATTTCTGAAATTGAACAACGGCTGAAGTGGAAGACTTATGAACAGTTACAGAGATATTTGAAAGAAAGAAAATTTCCCCAAGCGATCGCCCTTGTGGAAGCTCTAGCAGCGAGGATGCCAGATGATGCTGAGGTTCGACAATGGCAGGCGATCGCCTATAAAATTTGGGGCAGGGCGTTAATTGCTGAAAATCAACTACTCAAAGCCAAAATTTATCTGAAAAAAGCTCTAAAAACTGACCCCTACAACAAAACCCTCTGGCAGGAAATTCAGCAGGACTTCCAGCGCTTAGAACAGGTATTTTAG
- a CDS encoding VWA domain-containing protein: protein MKVSLLPTLNDGNLDVNQVNSQRQLAISLSAIAEPLDRNVPLNLCLILDHSGSMSGRPLETVKKAANQIVDRLSPSDRLSVVVFDHRAKVLVPNQIITDRDRIKQQINRLAADGGTAIDEGLRLGIEELAKGKKETISQAFLLTDGENEHGDNTRCLKFAQLAASYNLTLNTLGFGDNWNQDILEKIADGGSGTLSYIQQPEQAVAEFSRLFDRMQAVGLTNAYLLFSLSPKVRLAELKPVAQVSPDTIELPVQQEADGKFAVRLGDLMTDTVRVVLANIYLGQFAQGTHTIATVQVRYDDPALKRTGCFSEGIPVEVNVQPAYQPAANPDVQSHILALAKYRQTQLAEAKLQQGDRAGAATLLQTAAKTALQMGDVGAATVLQTSATRLQMGEELTEGDRKKTRIVSKTILQDT, encoded by the coding sequence ATGAAAGTTAGTTTACTGCCGACACTGAATGATGGCAATCTTGATGTCAATCAAGTCAATAGTCAACGCCAGTTAGCGATTTCTTTATCTGCGATCGCGGAACCTCTAGATCGCAATGTGCCATTAAATCTCTGTTTGATTCTCGATCATAGTGGTTCGATGAGTGGTCGTCCCCTGGAAACGGTAAAAAAAGCGGCGAATCAAATTGTTGACCGTTTGAGTCCTAGCGATCGCCTATCTGTGGTAGTATTTGACCATCGGGCGAAGGTGCTAGTACCAAATCAAATCATCACAGACCGCGATCGCATCAAGCAACAAATTAACCGTTTAGCGGCGGATGGTGGTACTGCCATTGACGAGGGCTTACGTCTGGGTATTGAAGAACTGGCGAAGGGCAAAAAGGAAACTATTTCTCAAGCTTTCTTATTAACTGATGGGGAAAATGAGCATGGAGATAACACCCGTTGTTTAAAATTTGCCCAGCTGGCTGCTAGTTATAATCTCACCTTGAATACCCTCGGCTTTGGTGATAATTGGAACCAAGACATCCTGGAAAAAATCGCGGATGGAGGTTCGGGAACACTGTCTTATATTCAGCAGCCAGAACAGGCTGTAGCTGAATTTAGCCGCTTATTTGACCGGATGCAAGCCGTAGGCTTAACTAATGCCTATCTGCTGTTCTCCTTGTCTCCTAAGGTGCGTCTGGCAGAACTTAAACCTGTAGCTCAAGTATCACCAGATACGATTGAGTTACCTGTACAGCAGGAAGCTGATGGTAAGTTTGCTGTGCGCTTGGGTGATTTGATGACGGATACGGTACGGGTTGTTTTGGCAAATATCTATCTAGGACAATTTGCCCAGGGAACCCACACTATCGCTACGGTGCAGGTACGTTATGATGATCCAGCCTTAAAGCGTACTGGTTGCTTTTCTGAAGGTATTCCTGTGGAGGTGAATGTGCAACCTGCTTATCAACCGGCTGCTAATCCGGATGTGCAATCTCATATTCTGGCTTTAGCTAAGTATCGACAAACACAACTAGCTGAGGCGAAATTACAACAGGGCGATCGCGCTGGTGCGGCAACTCTGTTACAAACTGCGGCAAAAACTGCTCTGCAAATGGGAGATGTGGGAGCGGCAACGGTTTTACAAACTTCGGCGACTCGTTTACAAATGGGAGAGGAGCTTACCGAGGGCGATCGCAAAAAAACTCGTATTGTCTCTAAAACAATTTTGCAGGATACGTAA
- a CDS encoding ATP-dependent Clp protease proteolytic subunit, producing MEVSPIKAVQAPYYGDNNYRTPPPDLPSLLLNERIVYLGLPLVPEVSRLIVAELLFLQSEDPEKPIKVYINSTGTSNWGGEPIGFETEAFAIYDTMKYIKPPIHTICIGQAMGMAALLLSAGTKGFRSSLPHTSIVLHQPKSYAQGQATDIQIRAKEVLANKASMIDILCRNTGQERARIEKDMDRLFYMTPHQAKEYGLIDRVFETKQEIAQTSLPAGVL from the coding sequence ATGGAAGTTTCCCCCATCAAGGCTGTTCAAGCCCCTTATTACGGCGACAACAATTACCGTACACCGCCGCCAGATTTACCTTCGTTATTGTTAAATGAGCGAATAGTCTATCTGGGTTTACCACTGGTGCCTGAAGTTTCACGGCTCATTGTTGCGGAACTTCTGTTTTTACAGTCGGAAGATCCCGAAAAACCCATAAAAGTCTACATTAACTCTACAGGTACTTCTAACTGGGGTGGTGAACCCATTGGCTTTGAAACCGAAGCCTTTGCGATCTATGACACCATGAAGTATATTAAGCCTCCCATTCACACCATCTGCATCGGACAGGCGATGGGTATGGCAGCTTTACTTCTGAGTGCTGGAACTAAAGGATTTAGGTCTAGCCTACCCCATACATCTATTGTCCTTCATCAGCCCAAGAGCTATGCCCAGGGACAAGCCACAGATATCCAAATCCGGGCAAAAGAGGTATTGGCAAATAAGGCATCAATGATTGATATCCTGTGTCGGAATACCGGACAGGAGAGGGCAAGAATTGAGAAGGATATGGATCGCCTTTTTTACATGACTCCTCACCAAGCTAAAGAATACGGTTTGATTGATCGAGTTTTTGAGACAAAACAAGAAATAGCTCAAACCTCCTTACCTGCTGGAGTTCTTTAG
- a CDS encoding PAS domain S-box protein, whose translation MNNLYSIDLPTLEQVIISTPLRVTPDIPVIDVITLMSSEKGNGLRGANQQCHTCVLVLEEDSIIGIFTEKDIVHLIASGMDLSGVKISQVMTHPVINLTHRENALTALSIMSHHHIRHLPVVDEQGHLLGLLTQDKLYHLIQALATEIDDKRQQTEMAMVELSTALQNAVEGISRLDSQGRYLSVNQAYATMVGYSQEEMIGMLWEGTVHPDDRGKMQTAYEKMLRDGKVEVEARGVRKDGSVFYKRLVMITAKNQYQQFAGHYCFMKDISEGARLEAERRQAEIALQESERRYANLAQAVPVGIFRTDITGHCLYVNEQWCQITGLTPQEARQEGWSEALYPGDRQRIFIEWHECVKNNLVFQSKYRFKRRDGVITWVFGQAVPELGINGELIGYVGSITDINDVYTELRLRKQAEDALQESEKRIRAIIDNSPAVIYLLDPNNRHLLVNRQYAELLSTTVENLVGKSIYEFWATEIADSFAANNRKVIETGELMQTEEVIPHPEGLHTYLTVKFPLYDDTGLVYAICGSSTDITEKKQLEKQFYHAQRMESLGTLASGIAHDLNNVFTPILMIAQLLPLKLQNIDDRTQELLKTLENSTRRGSDLVKQILTFARGKEGKRISLQAGHLLKEVAKIIQQTFAKSIEIYTDIPSSNLWLVTVDPTQLHQVLMNLCVNARDAMPNGGKLYISAENCVLDQNSAGMHLDAHRGEYMMITVSDTGVGISPEIIDRIFDPFFTTKEFGQGTGLGLSTVIGIVKNHGGFVKVLSQVGKGTQFQVYLPVAEGTITEVTTEATRLMGNGELILVVDDETVIQSIATASLEEHNYRTLLARDGIEAIALYAKHQNEISIVLMDMMMPNMGGLNAILTLQAINPQVKIIASSGLSSNRSQAIDAGAKAFLHKPYTIEELLQTLSQVGDR comes from the coding sequence ATGAATAACCTTTATTCCATTGACTTGCCCACTCTGGAACAGGTGATTATCTCCACACCTTTACGTGTGACACCAGATATACCTGTAATCGATGTAATTACTTTGATGAGTTCTGAAAAAGGTAATGGTTTGAGAGGTGCAAACCAACAATGTCATACCTGTGTTCTAGTATTAGAAGAAGATTCTATAATAGGTATATTTACAGAGAAAGATATAGTCCATCTGATTGCTTCAGGGATGGATTTATCAGGGGTGAAAATTTCTCAGGTGATGACGCATCCAGTTATTAACCTAACTCATAGAGAAAATGCCTTGACAGCCCTATCTATAATGAGTCACCATCACATTCGTCACCTGCCTGTGGTCGATGAGCAAGGGCACTTACTAGGCTTACTTACCCAAGACAAACTTTATCATCTGATTCAGGCTCTGGCAACGGAAATCGACGATAAACGCCAGCAAACTGAGATGGCAATGGTAGAGTTGAGTACAGCCCTGCAAAATGCTGTGGAAGGTATTTCTCGCCTGGATAGTCAGGGGCGTTATCTCTCAGTCAATCAAGCCTATGCCACCATGGTTGGCTATTCCCAGGAGGAGATGATTGGGATGCTATGGGAAGGAACCGTGCATCCTGATGATAGGGGCAAGATGCAGACTGCCTATGAAAAAATGTTGCGAGATGGCAAAGTGGAAGTGGAAGCCAGGGGAGTGCGAAAGGATGGCTCCGTATTTTACAAGCGTCTGGTAATGATTACGGCAAAAAATCAGTATCAGCAGTTTGCTGGACATTATTGTTTTATGAAAGATATTAGTGAAGGGGCGCGGTTAGAAGCTGAACGGAGACAAGCCGAGATTGCCCTACAAGAGAGTGAACGGCGATATGCTAACCTGGCTCAGGCGGTTCCCGTGGGCATTTTTCGTACCGATATTACTGGACATTGTCTGTATGTGAATGAGCAGTGGTGTCAGATTACCGGACTAACACCCCAGGAAGCACGACAGGAGGGTTGGTCAGAAGCTTTATATCCGGGCGATCGCCAACGTATTTTTATAGAATGGCATGAATGTGTTAAAAACAACTTAGTATTTCAGTCAAAATACAGATTTAAACGCCGTGATGGCGTGATCACATGGGTATTTGGTCAAGCAGTTCCGGAATTGGGAATTAATGGCGAATTAATTGGTTATGTCGGGTCAATTACCGATATTAACGATGTCTATACCGAACTGCGTTTACGTAAACAAGCAGAGGATGCACTGCAAGAAAGTGAGAAAAGAATCCGGGCAATTATTGATAATTCTCCAGCAGTTATCTACCTTCTCGACCCTAACAATAGACACCTTTTAGTCAATCGTCAGTATGCAGAACTCCTATCCACCACAGTCGAGAATCTCGTAGGTAAGAGTATTTATGAGTTTTGGGCAACAGAAATAGCTGATAGTTTTGCTGCTAATAACCGCAAGGTGATAGAAACAGGTGAACTTATGCAGACAGAGGAAGTCATTCCCCATCCGGAGGGATTGCATACCTACTTAACTGTCAAATTTCCCCTCTACGATGATACTGGGTTGGTATATGCTATCTGTGGTTCTTCTACAGATATTACCGAAAAGAAACAGTTAGAAAAACAATTTTACCATGCCCAACGCATGGAAAGTTTAGGAACTTTGGCTAGTGGCATTGCCCACGACCTAAATAATGTTTTCACTCCTATTTTAATGATTGCTCAATTACTACCCCTGAAGCTGCAAAATATTGACGATCGCACCCAAGAACTGTTAAAAACCCTAGAAAATAGTACCAGGCGTGGCTCGGATTTAGTCAAACAGATTCTTACCTTTGCGCGGGGGAAAGAAGGGAAACGTATATCCCTACAAGCTGGACATTTACTCAAAGAAGTTGCCAAAATCATCCAACAAACATTTGCTAAATCCATTGAAATTTATACCGATATTCCTAGCAGTAATCTTTGGTTAGTTACAGTCGATCCTACCCAATTGCATCAGGTGTTGATGAATCTCTGCGTTAATGCTCGTGATGCTATGCCCAATGGTGGTAAACTCTACATTAGCGCCGAAAATTGCGTCCTTGATCAAAACTCTGCGGGAATGCATTTAGATGCCCATAGGGGCGAATACATGATGATTACCGTCTCTGATACAGGGGTAGGTATTTCCCCGGAAATTATCGATCGGATTTTTGACCCCTTTTTCACTACCAAAGAATTTGGTCAGGGTACAGGTTTAGGTTTGTCCACGGTAATCGGTATTGTCAAAAACCATGGTGGCTTTGTCAAGGTTTTGAGTCAGGTTGGTAAAGGGACTCAGTTTCAAGTCTACTTGCCCGTAGCTGAGGGTACAATAACAGAGGTGACAACAGAAGCAACCAGACTCATGGGTAATGGTGAGTTGATTTTGGTTGTAGACGATGAAACTGTTATTCAAAGCATTGCCACCGCATCTCTGGAAGAGCATAATTATAGAACCCTTCTAGCTAGAGATGGGATTGAGGCGATCGCCCTCTATGCCAAACATCAAAACGAAATCAGCATAGTGTTGATGGATATGATGATGCCTAATATGGGTGGATTAAACGCCATTCTTACCCTACAAGCTATTAATCCCCAGGTAAAAATTATTGCCAGTAGCGGCTTATCTAGTAATCGTTCCCAGGCGATCGATGCTGGTGCTAAGGCATTCTTACACAAACCCTACACCATCGAAGAATTATTACAGACCTTATCCCAAGTTGGCGATCGCTGA
- the petN gene encoding cytochrome b6-f complex subunit PetN yields MAILTLGWVSLLVVFTWSIAMVVWGRNGL; encoded by the coding sequence ATGGCAATTTTGACACTTGGATGGGTTTCTTTATTAGTGGTTTTCACCTGGTCTATTGCAATGGTAGTTTGGGGTCGCAACGGACTGTAG
- a CDS encoding GNAT family N-acetyltransferase translates to MFTDDFDAVYVRELGIDDIAPVYHLGEQLFTSDLYPYLYRTWDEWEVIGLYNTDPEYCLVAEIEGELAGFILGTIITKASWTYGYILWLGVNPQFQRRGVADKLVDKAIARMIEDGARFMLVDTDPENSPAVKFFTRKGFGNIRQHIFLSMNLSKHEHYGRLIDYERQKAERAGYKKTRPIRPRKSDGIVGEIALNSLVKEQKMEGDSESS, encoded by the coding sequence ATGTTTACCGATGATTTTGATGCGGTTTATGTGCGTGAATTAGGGATTGATGATATTGCTCCGGTTTACCATTTGGGGGAACAATTATTTACGAGCGATTTATATCCCTATTTATATCGAACTTGGGATGAGTGGGAGGTGATTGGGTTATATAATACTGACCCAGAATACTGTTTAGTGGCAGAAATTGAGGGGGAGTTGGCAGGATTTATTCTGGGAACTATTATTACAAAAGCATCTTGGACTTATGGTTATATTTTGTGGTTAGGTGTGAATCCACAATTTCAACGTCGGGGAGTTGCTGATAAACTGGTTGATAAGGCGATCGCCCGCATGATTGAAGACGGTGCTAGATTTATGTTAGTGGATACGGATCCAGAAAACAGTCCCGCAGTCAAGTTTTTTACACGTAAAGGTTTCGGCAATATCCGTCAACATATTTTTCTGTCGATGAATTTGAGTAAACATGAGCATTATGGCAGACTCATCGATTACGAACGACAAAAAGCAGAAAGAGCAGGTTATAAAAAAACTCGTCCCATTCGTCCCCGAAAATCTGATGGTATTGTGGGAGAAATAGCCTTAAATTCTCTAGTTAAAGAGCAAAAGATGGAAGGAGATTCCGAAAGTAGTTAA
- a CDS encoding diflavin flavoprotein: MVALTGNAQKRLTIQTVEIAPNTTAMRSLDWDRDRFDIEFGLQNGTTYNSYLIKGDRIALVDTSHVKFRDLYLENLKKLVNPKAIDYIIVSHTEPDHSGLVEDVLQLAPRATVLASKVALQFLENLVHEPFSKRIVKSGDRIDLGQGHEIEFVSAPNLHWPDTIFSFDHKTQTLYTCDAFGMHYCSNDTFDVNLEAIEPDFRFYYDCLMGPNARSLLNAMKKMSELGKIKIVANGHGPLLYHHLDILRECYQSWSQKQAKSETIAALFYVSDYGYGDRLAQAMAHGIQKTGVGVEMLDLGSVEVHEIQEVANRSAGIIIGMPPSTNAAAQAGISSLLSVVKPKQVVGFYESYGGDDEPIDTLRRKFIDAGVKEAFPSIRIKEVPTSNTFKHLEEAGTDLGQLLVRERNIKQLKSLDVNMEKALGRISTGLYIITTKKGDINGAMLASWVTQASIQPLGFTIAIAKDRAIDSLMQEGDKFVLNVLEEGNYQDLKKQFLKRLLPGTDRFTGVKTQNAKNGCPILTEALAYMECEVNSMMECSDHWILYCTVEDGKVSKPEGVTAVRHRKVGNYY, encoded by the coding sequence ATGGTAGCTCTCACAGGGAACGCTCAAAAACGACTAACTATTCAAACTGTAGAAATTGCTCCTAACACCACGGCAATGCGCTCCCTTGATTGGGATCGGGATCGTTTTGATATTGAATTTGGATTGCAAAACGGCACTACATACAATTCATATTTAATTAAGGGCGATCGCATAGCCCTAGTAGATACATCCCATGTGAAATTTCGGGATTTATACCTGGAGAATCTGAAAAAGTTAGTTAATCCTAAAGCCATTGACTATATCATTGTCAGCCATACAGAGCCAGATCATAGCGGCTTAGTGGAAGATGTTCTCCAGTTAGCACCAAGAGCTACCGTACTAGCATCCAAAGTTGCTCTGCAATTCCTGGAAAACTTAGTCCATGAACCTTTTTCCAAGCGAATCGTCAAGAGTGGCGATCGCATTGATTTAGGTCAAGGTCACGAAATCGAATTTGTCAGCGCTCCTAACCTGCATTGGCCCGATACTATCTTCAGTTTCGACCACAAAACCCAAACTCTTTACACCTGTGATGCTTTTGGGATGCACTATTGCAGCAATGACACCTTTGATGTCAACCTGGAAGCTATCGAGCCTGATTTTCGGTTTTACTACGATTGTTTGATGGGTCCCAATGCTCGCTCATTGTTGAATGCGATGAAGAAAATGAGTGAACTGGGCAAAATCAAAATCGTTGCTAACGGTCACGGTCCCCTACTTTACCATCACCTGGATATTCTGCGGGAGTGTTACCAAAGCTGGAGCCAAAAACAAGCTAAATCAGAAACCATTGCTGCCTTATTTTATGTTTCTGACTATGGTTATGGCGATCGCCTTGCCCAAGCTATGGCTCATGGTATCCAGAAAACCGGAGTCGGTGTAGAAATGCTCGATTTGGGTAGTGTGGAAGTTCACGAAATTCAAGAGGTCGCCAACCGTTCTGCTGGTATTATCATTGGGATGCCGCCCAGTACCAATGCTGCTGCTCAAGCTGGTATTAGCTCCCTTTTATCCGTAGTTAAACCCAAGCAAGTTGTCGGTTTCTACGAAAGCTACGGTGGAGACGATGAACCTATCGACACCCTGCGTCGTAAATTCATTGATGCTGGAGTTAAGGAAGCATTTCCAAGCATTCGTATCAAAGAAGTACCCACCTCCAATACCTTCAAACATCTAGAAGAAGCTGGTACCGACTTAGGACAATTACTTGTCCGGGAACGTAACATCAAACAGCTGAAATCCCTAGATGTGAATATGGAAAAAGCCCTGGGACGAATCAGCACCGGACTCTACATCATCACCACCAAAAAAGGTGACATCAACGGTGCTATGTTAGCATCCTGGGTGACTCAAGCTAGTATCCAACCCCTAGGTTTTACCATCGCGATCGCTAAAGATCGGGCGATCGACTCCTTAATGCAGGAAGGGGACAAATTTGTTCTCAATGTCTTGGAAGAAGGCAACTATCAAGACCTGAAAAAACAGTTTCTCAAGCGCTTACTGCCCGGTACAGACCGCTTTACAGGTGTGAAGACCCAAAACGCCAAAAACGGCTGTCCTATCCTGACAGAGGCTCTTGCATACATGGAATGCGAAGTCAACAGTATGATGGAATGCAGCGACCATTGGATTCTTTACTGCACAGTTGAGGACGGTAAAGTATCTAAACCTGAAGGAGTCACCGCAGTTCGTCATCGTAAGGTTGGTAACTATTACTAA
- a CDS encoding ATP-dependent Clp protease proteolytic subunit, whose protein sequence is MPLRDIPQVPYRMPGGQYTQWISIYSRLARERIIFLTEEVNDFMANDIVAAMLYLDSEDPGKDIYLYINSPGGSVTSGLMIYDTMQHIKSDVVTICVGLAASMGSFLLAGGAKGKRLALPHSRIMIHQPSGGTRGQATDIEIEAKEILRIRHQLNEIYAENTGQLLSKIEKDMDRDFFMSAAEAKEYGLIDKVIEERI, encoded by the coding sequence ATGCCTCTTAGAGATATTCCTCAGGTTCCTTACCGGATGCCGGGAGGACAATATACGCAATGGATTAGTATCTATAGTCGTCTTGCTCGTGAGCGGATTATTTTCCTCACGGAGGAAGTGAACGACTTCATGGCTAATGATATCGTTGCTGCCATGTTATACCTTGATTCCGAAGATCCTGGTAAAGATATATACTTGTATATCAACTCTCCTGGTGGCTCGGTGACATCTGGGTTGATGATTTATGACACCATGCAGCACATTAAATCTGATGTGGTGACAATTTGTGTGGGTTTAGCAGCTTCTATGGGTTCCTTCCTGTTAGCTGGGGGAGCGAAAGGTAAGCGTTTAGCCCTACCTCACTCCCGGATCATGATCCACCAACCTTCCGGTGGAACTCGTGGACAAGCAACGGATATCGAAATTGAAGCCAAGGAAATTTTGAGAATTCGTCATCAGCTAAATGAAATTTACGCTGAAAATACAGGTCAACTGCTAAGCAAAATTGAAAAAGACATGGATCGTGACTTTTTCATGTCCGCAGCTGAGGCAAAAGAATACGGACTAATTGATAAAGTCATTGAAGAACGTATTTAG